In bacterium, a single genomic region encodes these proteins:
- a CDS encoding ABC transporter permease: MTRYIIGRLGWAVVVLWTLTVVVFGVIHLSGDPTALYVGQEATAQDYAVIRHALGFDRPLLQQYGSFLAHAVRGDFGRSLRFQQPTLPIVLGRLPATLELAVAAIGLAVILAIPLGVFSAVRHGSALDDIGTVLALSGQCMPTFWLGIMLILIFSVQLRWVPIFGTGPLRLVLPAVTLGAWAMARTARITRSSMLEVLRQDYLRTAEAKGLSAATVVLKHALRNGAIPILTSLGLDFGNLLGGAVIVETVFGYPGVGLLSVNAVVGKDIPLIQAVVVVVAAVLVLLNLGIDLLYVVLDPRIRYGSSYGA, encoded by the coding sequence ATGACCCGCTATATCATCGGCCGGTTGGGATGGGCCGTCGTCGTCCTGTGGACGCTGACGGTTGTGGTATTTGGAGTGATCCACCTTAGCGGCGACCCCACCGCGCTGTATGTGGGGCAGGAGGCGACCGCGCAGGACTATGCGGTGATTCGGCACGCGTTGGGCTTTGACCGGCCGCTGCTGCAGCAGTACGGGAGCTTTCTCGCCCACGCGGTTCGCGGCGATTTTGGACGGTCCCTTCGGTTTCAGCAGCCGACGCTGCCGATCGTACTGGGTCGGCTCCCCGCCACGCTGGAGCTGGCCGTCGCTGCGATCGGCCTTGCCGTGATCCTGGCCATTCCGCTTGGCGTGTTCTCGGCGGTCCGGCACGGATCGGCGCTGGACGACATCGGCACGGTGCTGGCGTTGTCCGGGCAGTGCATGCCGACGTTCTGGCTTGGCATAATGCTGATCCTGATCTTCTCGGTTCAGCTGCGGTGGGTTCCGATTTTCGGCACGGGTCCCTTGCGGCTGGTGCTGCCGGCGGTGACGCTCGGCGCCTGGGCCATGGCCCGCACGGCGCGGATCACCCGCTCCAGCATGCTGGAAGTGTTGCGCCAAGACTACCTGCGGACGGCCGAGGCCAAAGGGCTGTCCGCCGCGACCGTGGTGCTGAAGCACGCGCTGCGCAACGGCGCCATTCCGATCCTCACCTCGCTCGGGCTGGACTTCGGCAATCTGCTCGGCGGCGCCGTGATCGTGGAAACGGTGTTCGGCTACCCAGGCGTCGGCCTGCTAAGCGTCAACGCGGTGGTCGGCAAGGACATCCCGCTGATCCAGGCGGTCGTGGTCGTGGTGGCGGCCGTGCTCGTGTTGCTCAACCTCGGCATCGATCTGCTTTACGTCGTCCTGGATCCGCGGATCCGGTACGGGAGCTCGTATGGTGCCTAA
- a CDS encoding FCD domain-containing protein: protein MINNKTASADGEESVLRVDRAILQSIADADGPGGQGTLSLLLRRHGMAVSAPTIGRRLRELEFTGALRKVGVEGRVITERGRRLLKHWQAEAYFRTTGQALLDTLKRSDKKHLLDLLAARRVVETEAAALAAEHATPAAIARLEHIFRNQVESVKRGTLGVAEDQAFHQEIGRASGNTVLASLVSLLRHHRRYNVIVTSMRAVVGGRLTVDHAAILGGIRRKNPRVARQAMERHLLNLAHDLDRYWAQYTSTKTTVARRGRAARE from the coding sequence CCTGCAGAGCATTGCGGACGCGGACGGGCCGGGCGGCCAGGGTACGCTCAGCCTCCTTCTGCGCCGTCACGGTATGGCCGTCAGCGCGCCGACCATCGGCCGGCGGCTGCGCGAGTTGGAGTTTACCGGCGCGCTCCGGAAAGTCGGCGTGGAGGGACGGGTGATCACGGAACGCGGCCGGCGGCTGCTCAAGCACTGGCAGGCCGAAGCGTACTTTCGGACAACCGGCCAGGCGCTCCTTGACACGCTCAAGCGCAGCGACAAGAAGCATCTGCTCGATCTACTCGCTGCTCGGCGGGTGGTTGAGACCGAGGCCGCGGCGCTCGCGGCGGAGCACGCGACGCCCGCGGCGATCGCGCGGCTGGAACACATCTTCCGCAATCAGGTCGAGAGCGTCAAGCGCGGCACCCTAGGCGTCGCGGAAGATCAGGCGTTTCATCAGGAGATCGGTCGGGCCTCGGGGAACACCGTCCTCGCCTCGCTCGTGTCGCTGCTGCGCCACCACCGACGCTACAACGTCATCGTGACGTCGATGCGCGCCGTCGTCGGTGGACGCCTTACGGTCGATCACGCCGCCATTCTCGGCGGCATTAGGCGCAAGAATCCGCGTGTCGCCCGGCAAGCGATGGAGCGCCATCTCCTCAACCTCGCGCATGACCTGGACCGCTACTGGGCGCAGTACACGTCCACGAAGACGACGGTCGCGCGGCGCGGCCGCGCGGCCCGCGAATGA